In the Juglans microcarpa x Juglans regia isolate MS1-56 chromosome 6D, Jm3101_v1.0, whole genome shotgun sequence genome, one interval contains:
- the LOC121235938 gene encoding probable amino acid permease 7: MDVQQSCPVANDSWDDDGRPKRTGTLWSCIAHIITAVIGAGVLSLAWSTSQLGWVAGPVSLLCFAIVTYISAFLLADCYRSPDPITGTRNYSYMDAVRVNLGRTHTWFCGLLQYLSLYGTDVAYVITTSTCMRAIQKSNCYRKEGHQAACAYGDHLYMLLFGLIQIVMSQIPDFHNMKWLSVVAAIMSFSYSFIGFALGLAKVIENGKIMGSITGVPAANVADKLWLAFQALGDVAFAYPYSIIVIEIQDTLKSPPPENQIMKKASMTAIFVTTFFYLCCGCFGYAAFGNDTPGNLLTGFGFYEPYWLIDFANACIVLHLVGGYQIFCQPVFAFVERWLTKKYPNSSFVNNFYTFKLPLLPGFQWNLLRLCFRTANVISTTALGMLFPYFNQVLGLLGALNFWPLAIYFSVEMYFVQKKIGAWTRKWIVLKLFSLLCFLATVVCFIGSLEGLISAKLS; this comes from the exons ATGGATGTCCAACAATCTTGCCCCGTAGCCAATGATTCCTGGGATGATGATGGGCGTCCAAAAAGAACCG GAACCTTGTGGAGTTGCATCGCTCATATCATTACTGCTGTTATCGGCGCTGGAGTTCTGTCTTTGGCATGGAGTACTTCACAGTTGGGATGGGTAGCAGGGCCAGTTTCTTTGCTTTGTTTTGCGATTGTCACCTATATTTCTGCCTTCCTCCTTGCCGATTGTTACAGGTCTCCCGACCCCATAACCGGAACTCGAAATTACTCATATATGGACGCTGTTAGAGTGAATCTTG GAAGAACACATACGTGGTTTTGTGGTTTGCTTCAATACTTGAGCTTGTATGGGACTGATGTTGCTTATGTAATTACTACATCAACCTGTATGAG AGCGATTCAGAAATCAAACTGTTATCGCAAAGAAGGTCATCAGGCTGCATGTGCATATGGGGATCATTTATATATGCTGCTCTTTGGGCTTATTCAGATAGTCATGTCGCAGATTCCAGATTTCCACAACATGAAATGGCTCTCCGTCGTTGCTGCAATCATGTCCTTTTCCTACTCTTTCATTGGATTTGCACTTGGGTTAGCAAAAGTAATAG AAAATGGCAAGATTATGGGGAGCATTACCGGAGTCCCAGCTGCTAATGTTGCTGACAAATTATGGTTAGCCTTCCAAGCACTCGGGGACGTTGCTTTCGCCTATCCGTACTCGATTATTGTAATTGAGATACAG GATACTTTGAAGTCCCCTCCTCCAGAAAATCAGATCATGAAGAAGGCCTCGATGACTGCCATCTTTGTCACAACCTTCTTCTACCTCTGCTGTGGCTGCTTTGGATATGCTGCCTTCGGGAATGACACGCCAGGAAACCTATTGACAGGATTTGGTTTCTATGAACCTTATTGGCTTATTGATTTCGCTAATGCTTGCATTGTCCTCCATTTGGTAGGAGGATATCAG ATTTTTTGCCAGCCAGTATTTGCATTTGTTGAAAGATGGTTGACGAAGAAATATCCGAACAGTAGCTTTGTAAATAATTTCTACACCTTCAAACTCCCTTTGTTGCCGGGTTTTCAGTGGAATCTTCTCAGGCTATGTTTCCGAACTGCAAATGTTATCTCAACCACTGCACTTGGAATGCTCTTCCCTTACTTCAACCAGGTATTGGGACTATTAGGGGCCCTGAACTTCTGGCCTTTGGCCATATATTTCTCTGTGGAAATGTACTTCGTACAAAAGAAAATAGGGGCTTGGACTAGGAAATGGATTGTACTTAAGCTATTTAGCTTGCTTTGTTTTCTTGCGACTGTCGTGTGTTTTATCGGGTCGCTTGAAGGACTGATAAGCGCCAAATTGAGCTGA